Proteins found in one Perognathus longimembris pacificus isolate PPM17 unplaced genomic scaffold, ASM2315922v1 HiC_scaffold_5741, whole genome shotgun sequence genomic segment:
- the LOC125345498 gene encoding melanoma antigen preferentially expressed in tumors-like produces MFPQHFFPNRFIRMSMCGPPSLLELAVQSLLKDDALVIAALEELPVELFPPLFMAAYTGRHNESVKRIVQAWPFAYLPLGSLLKEGQPHQENFQAVLSGLDALLAEDICPRQGKLQVLDLCQKTIWSGSRDGMCSLSQAILPLMKTQMSQCSSWEEEEQFVETFSSQLLSLHHLQELHLESISSLEGSLCSLLRCLRSPLKILSLTNCLLLESDLMNLSKCPNTRQLRGLCLNRVILMDISSETLEALLENVSSTLQVLSLEECGIMNLQLTAILPALRHCSQLTTFSFSGNPISINVLLRVVRHTIGLTNLRRVRYPAPLEFYEHVGDGLLATLQAKLMQMLQELGRSDMGWLSGKPCPHREWPFSDLWPMPW; encoded by the exons ATGTTTCCCCAGCATTTTTTTCCCAACAGATTCATCAGGATGAGTATGTGTGGCCCACCAAGCCTCCTGGAGCTGGCTGTACAGAGCCTGCTGAAGGATGATGCTTTGGTCATTGCTGCTCTGGAAGAGCTGCCTGTAGAGCTCTTCCCACCTCTGTTCATGGCAGCCTATACTGGGAGACACAATGAGAGTGTGAAGAGGAttgtgcaggcctggccctttgcCTACCTCCCTCTGGGGTCCCTGCTGAAGGAAGGGCAACCACACCAGGAGAACTTCCAAGCTGTGCTCAGTGGGCTCGATGCCCTGCTTGCTGAAGACATTTGCCCTAG GCAGGGGAAACTGCAAGTACTGGATCTATGTCAGAAAACTATATGGTCTGGTAGCAGGGATGGCATGTGCTCACTGTCCCAGGCCATCCTGCCATTGATGAAG ACACAGATGTCCCAGTGTAGttcttgggaggaggaggagcagtttGTGGAGACGTTCAGCTCTCAGTTGCTCAGTCTACATCACCTCCAGGAGCTTCATTTGGAATCCATCAGCTCTCTTGAAGGCTCCTTGTGCAGTTTGCTCAG GTGCCTGAGGAGCCCCTTGAAGATCCTCTCTCTCACCAATTGTCTGCTTCTAGAATCAGACTTGATGAATTTGTCTAAGTGCCCCAATACAAGACAGCTAAGGGGACTGTGTCTAAATAGGGTTATCCTGATGGACATAAGTTCTGAGACCCTGGAAGCACTGCTAGAGAATGTATCGAGTACCCTCCAGGTCCTGAGCCTAGAGGAATGTGGGATCATGAACCTCCAACTCACTGCCATTCTGCCTGCCCTGAGACACTGTTCCCAGCTCACAACCTTTAGCTTTTCTGGGAACCCCATCTCCATAAATGTGCTGTTGCGAGTCGTTCGCCACACCATTGGACTGACCAACTTAAGGCGTGTGCGGTACCCTGCACCACTGGAATTTTATGAGCATGTTGGAGATGGGTTGCTTGCTACCCTACAAGCCAAGCTGATGCAGATGCTACAAGAGTTGGGGCGGTCAGACATggggtggctcagtggcaaacccTGTCCTCATCGTGAGTGGCCCTTCAGTGACCTGTGGCCCATGCCCTGGTAG